The Arenicella chitinivorans genome includes a region encoding these proteins:
- a CDS encoding right-handed parallel beta-helix repeat-containing protein — translation MIPSCLSSYRLFLCLTAILVGGLELSSANAATITVTSNADTSSPTECTLRDAISSINLALLQGGCTILEGAFGDSDMVEFDVPTPFTITLENGPLMVSADMSIRSQTDSELAIIRSTFGALHRIIHVDGARVNILNFTISDGFVEHVNYPDDQELGGGIYASNGANVRVSRCIIRNNRADIGGGLGADMSSTISIYASLVSENSAVAGGGVGAIDSSQVYIFSEAVIDNNHATELGGGIGMRTYGRLQISRNSRITNNRAYANPEDFSGMGTVSPPITEGGGISVSDHSRLFILDGSVVSGNTALNGGGIYISNSLSEISESIIENNLSEGIDTVFNEHVTLRRGFGGGVHLDSSTLTVLDTEIRGNSAATGGGLAIFAGSDAASGTISESTVADNIAQNWGGGMAVFSGTSAFVTNTTVSNNVAGEGAGGGIFPAGGGLYAVDPEIIRILNSTFTENTAQSGTGGGMHVISGSAILANTIVAGNDGLFGSELSATGGSLSLSSNANIYGDSSKTYDQAISFAAPLFPGSSDVITSSTLQNGDANLASAALDEIILPLGDNGGLTRTHLLAPNSPALNAANPSVCSTYVITDDQRGIPRDDGHCDIGSIEIEQPESGCYVIRAQNANVVTFCL, via the coding sequence ATGATACCAAGCTGCCTAAGTAGCTACCGCCTATTTCTTTGCTTAACTGCGATTCTCGTAGGTGGTTTGGAACTTAGCTCCGCCAATGCCGCAACGATTACCGTAACTTCGAATGCGGATACCAGCTCACCTACTGAGTGTACTTTGCGTGATGCCATCTCATCTATAAATTTGGCCTTACTGCAAGGTGGCTGCACGATTTTAGAAGGCGCGTTTGGTGACTCTGACATGGTGGAGTTTGACGTGCCAACTCCATTTACAATCACCTTAGAAAATGGACCCTTAATGGTCTCTGCAGATATGTCTATTCGTAGCCAGACCGACTCTGAGTTGGCGATCATTCGCAGCACCTTCGGAGCCTTGCATCGCATCATTCATGTCGATGGTGCGCGTGTCAATATTCTAAATTTCACAATTAGTGATGGTTTTGTTGAACACGTGAACTACCCCGACGATCAGGAGCTTGGCGGCGGTATCTATGCAAGCAATGGCGCAAATGTGCGGGTGAGTAGATGTATTATTCGGAATAACCGTGCGGATATTGGCGGCGGCCTCGGCGCGGACATGAGCAGTACTATTTCGATTTATGCCAGTCTGGTTAGCGAGAATAGCGCCGTAGCTGGCGGCGGCGTGGGAGCAATTGACTCCTCGCAGGTGTATATTTTTTCTGAGGCGGTTATTGACAATAATCATGCCACGGAGCTTGGTGGCGGTATCGGCATGCGAACCTACGGTCGCCTGCAAATTAGTCGGAACAGCAGAATCACCAACAATCGGGCCTACGCTAACCCCGAAGATTTTAGCGGGATGGGGACGGTCAGTCCCCCTATCACCGAGGGCGGTGGTATTTCAGTGTCTGACCACAGTCGGTTATTCATTCTTGACGGGAGTGTTGTTAGCGGTAACACGGCCTTGAATGGCGGTGGTATTTACATATCAAATTCGCTATCTGAGATAAGCGAAAGCATTATCGAAAATAACCTTTCTGAAGGTATTGATACGGTGTTCAACGAGCACGTCACCCTAAGGCGTGGTTTCGGCGGTGGCGTACACCTTGATTCTTCAACGCTGACCGTACTCGACACTGAGATACGGGGAAATTCAGCTGCCACTGGCGGTGGCCTTGCCATTTTTGCCGGCAGCGATGCCGCAAGCGGCACAATCTCTGAATCAACGGTGGCCGATAACATTGCGCAAAACTGGGGAGGAGGTATGGCGGTTTTCTCTGGTACCAGTGCCTTTGTGACTAACACGACTGTCTCTAATAATGTCGCCGGGGAAGGTGCAGGCGGTGGTATTTTCCCAGCGGGGGGAGGCCTCTACGCGGTAGATCCTGAAATTATACGAATCTTAAACAGTACCTTCACTGAAAACACTGCGCAAAGTGGTACTGGCGGAGGAATGCACGTGATCAGCGGTTCTGCCATATTGGCAAACACTATTGTTGCTGGTAATGATGGGCTTTTCGGCAGTGAACTTAGCGCCACTGGCGGGAGCCTTTCTCTCTCGAGCAACGCCAATATTTACGGTGACTCAAGCAAGACCTACGATCAAGCAATCAGTTTCGCAGCCCCCTTGTTCCCAGGAAGCAGTGATGTGATTACCAGTAGCACTTTGCAAAATGGTGACGCCAACTTAGCAAGTGCCGCGCTCGACGAAATCATCCTGCCATTGGGTGACAACGGCGGCCTTACACGTACCCATCTGTTGGCGCCAAACAGTCCGGCTCTTAATGCCGCGAATCCCTCTGTTTGTAGCACCTATGTCATCACAGATGATCAGCGTGGCATTCCACGTGACGATGGGCATTGCGATATAGGTTCAATTGAGATCGAACAGCCAGAGTCGGGTTGCTACGTTATTAGAGCCCAAAACGCTAATGTCGTCACGTTTTGCTTGTAG
- a CDS encoding helix-turn-helix domain-containing protein, which yields MIPALELFRSAEVKASMRPFIRRALYVQVDDEIDTVIKPRPTGYPYLIWVVRGLLTQELGGNHRYGAGNLFVPGQIKDHEIGIRYTGKLIMLMLEFTAFGCYELFGVTGRETLNRSPTLASLCPTGAKFERKVQAQSVSIDVADITARFEVLFTNLEQVPSVRLSVPSYLVSALHEIEAQDGAIRVAELCDQIRISRRQFTRRFTEIVGVPPKYFCRVIQMNKVMEALMSDNVGLISDIANNAGYFDEAHLIHTVQKFFGLPATAVAESEHPAVLKVHASSRQV from the coding sequence GTGATTCCGGCTTTGGAGTTGTTTCGATCCGCCGAGGTCAAGGCATCCATGCGGCCCTTCATTCGGCGTGCATTGTACGTACAGGTAGACGATGAGATCGATACCGTCATCAAACCGCGACCGACGGGCTACCCATACTTGATTTGGGTGGTCCGTGGACTGCTCACTCAAGAGTTGGGTGGGAATCACCGGTACGGGGCAGGGAATCTGTTTGTTCCTGGGCAGATTAAAGACCATGAAATCGGCATACGTTATACCGGAAAGTTGATCATGTTGATGCTCGAATTCACAGCATTTGGTTGCTACGAATTATTCGGAGTCACGGGGCGTGAAACGCTTAATCGGTCGCCAACGCTCGCGTCACTATGCCCAACAGGGGCAAAATTTGAGCGTAAGGTGCAGGCGCAGTCGGTCTCGATCGATGTGGCGGATATTACCGCGAGATTTGAGGTGTTATTCACGAACTTGGAGCAAGTCCCTTCCGTGCGCTTGAGCGTTCCCAGTTACTTGGTGAGTGCGTTGCACGAGATAGAAGCCCAAGATGGGGCTATTAGAGTGGCCGAACTATGTGACCAAATTCGCATTTCACGCCGTCAATTTACACGTCGATTTACCGAAATTGTTGGCGTGCCACCTAAATACTTTTGCCGCGTAATTCAGATGAATAAGGTGATGGAGGCACTGATGTCCGACAACGTGGGGTTGATCAGCGACATCGCCAATAACGCAGGTTACTTCGACGAAGCACATTTGATCCATACCGTGCAGAAATTCTTCGGGCTGCCGGCCACGGCGGTGGCAGAATCAGAGCATCCGGCAGTACTTAAAGTACACGCCAGTTCCAGACAGGTTTAA
- a CDS encoding helix-turn-helix transcriptional regulator, translating into MFIGRKTELSALMSIAQTLSDHRGAAVVLHGESGIGKTSLIQAFSRQMHGHANLIYCRCLDSIFSDELTPILSFARQRSRTIAKLIDDNTDVTRLFPALLQFFITRRRSTILIIEDAQWANGTMLSFLDYFGRRLVFSRCMLLVSYRSSSLAASDRLRQTLDAIPRNFSHDVELHPFTERELSHLAPACMDLKTLFNASSGNPLYIAQATQLNDPELSPNADIEDIIRLRIDRLNEQERHLLETLSIIPYPMTHSLVRALDKDQTAFTKLVDTAQGFLINDPTDRIIFQHELVRKIALAQVPDLRRVELHRNILQAHSATGETPNLVWKLMHTHGANHTKDVIHCAQELANQSSQLSAHSEAAAYLSVGLEYAYATDNETAAVLYESWAAESSFANQINEKVFDFRQHAINLWKALGRQDKVGENLYALSRAHWLSGNPARARLIADQAIEVLQGTDRADQVAKALSLKSQLSLLQSEYKDAIELGNTALALEARSRNHEVRAHALNNVGASLILSGDRSGQALLQQSLDLSLAHDLHEHIARGYVNFACVSILIKDYPTAERYISEGIAYGNRYENESKLGYLSGLLAQVRLEQGKLLDAKRVATGLLRSDEKAMVVLMPAENVLARVFALTAHESAEQKLKQVLAKALSIGEPQYIIAARFNLLEFAWLSDNSNLAAEQFEHLMELGPSKLENWRLGELDAWRARLGIGTTITHQTHVPAPYQLELSGDYRAAANAWKAHNTPLNQAICLMQDTSSSMNQSLVQAYQIVEACSATGLGNKLKAELKRRSLHGLLPKSKRGKSTDAEQHPLGLTRKEQQVLHQILEGRSNAEISANFSRSIRTIEAHVSSILSKFNAHNRLEVIIRTQNEPWLNPA; encoded by the coding sequence ATGTTTATTGGTAGAAAAACCGAACTTTCAGCATTGATGTCAATTGCTCAAACGCTGAGTGACCACCGCGGTGCGGCTGTTGTTTTGCACGGCGAGTCCGGAATCGGCAAAACCAGTTTGATTCAGGCGTTCAGTCGCCAAATGCACGGCCATGCAAACCTGATTTACTGCCGTTGCCTAGACTCGATTTTTTCAGACGAGCTTACACCAATCCTTTCATTTGCCAGGCAACGATCTCGCACAATCGCCAAACTCATTGACGATAACACGGATGTCACGCGACTATTTCCTGCATTGTTGCAATTCTTCATAACCAGACGGCGAAGCACAATCCTCATTATTGAGGATGCGCAATGGGCAAATGGCACCATGTTGAGTTTTCTCGACTATTTTGGCCGCCGCTTGGTATTTTCACGCTGCATGTTACTTGTCAGCTATCGCAGTTCCAGCCTGGCAGCAAGTGATCGACTACGACAAACACTCGACGCAATCCCACGCAATTTTTCGCACGACGTCGAACTCCATCCATTTACTGAGCGTGAATTATCACACCTTGCTCCGGCCTGCATGGATTTGAAAACACTGTTCAATGCATCCAGTGGGAACCCGCTTTACATCGCGCAGGCTACGCAGTTGAACGACCCCGAGCTTAGCCCGAATGCCGATATTGAGGACATTATTCGACTTCGAATCGACCGCCTCAACGAACAAGAGCGGCACTTACTCGAAACACTCAGTATCATCCCCTACCCGATGACACACTCACTTGTGCGTGCATTGGATAAAGACCAAACTGCGTTCACCAAACTCGTCGATACAGCGCAAGGTTTTCTGATTAATGACCCGACTGACCGCATCATTTTTCAACATGAACTGGTGCGAAAAATTGCACTTGCACAAGTACCAGACCTTCGTCGAGTTGAATTGCACCGGAATATTTTACAAGCGCATAGTGCAACGGGTGAGACCCCAAATCTGGTCTGGAAGCTTATGCATACACACGGCGCAAACCACACCAAAGACGTAATCCATTGTGCGCAGGAGCTAGCCAATCAATCGTCACAACTCAGTGCGCATTCTGAAGCAGCGGCGTATCTATCAGTCGGATTGGAATATGCCTACGCCACCGACAACGAAACAGCGGCCGTACTGTATGAATCTTGGGCTGCGGAATCCAGTTTTGCTAATCAAATCAACGAGAAAGTATTCGACTTTCGACAACACGCGATTAATCTGTGGAAGGCACTGGGCCGTCAGGATAAGGTCGGCGAGAACCTGTATGCTCTGTCTCGTGCGCACTGGCTAAGCGGCAATCCAGCACGCGCTCGCTTAATTGCCGACCAGGCCATTGAGGTACTCCAAGGCACGGACCGTGCGGACCAGGTCGCTAAGGCGCTGTCGCTAAAATCACAACTTAGTCTCCTGCAGAGTGAATACAAAGATGCCATCGAGTTAGGCAATACAGCCCTGGCGCTGGAAGCCCGCTCACGTAATCACGAGGTACGCGCGCACGCACTTAACAATGTGGGCGCCTCTCTGATTCTGAGTGGCGATCGTAGCGGCCAGGCCCTGTTGCAACAAAGCCTTGATCTGTCGCTTGCGCATGACCTGCATGAGCACATCGCGCGCGGCTACGTGAACTTTGCGTGCGTATCAATTCTAATCAAAGACTACCCCACTGCGGAACGCTATATTTCCGAAGGTATCGCCTACGGCAACCGGTACGAAAACGAATCAAAACTCGGCTACCTTTCTGGCCTGCTGGCCCAAGTTAGACTGGAACAAGGCAAGCTATTGGACGCCAAGCGCGTCGCGACTGGCCTGTTGCGGTCAGATGAAAAAGCCATGGTCGTGCTGATGCCCGCCGAAAACGTATTAGCAAGGGTCTTTGCGCTCACCGCACACGAGTCCGCAGAACAGAAACTAAAACAGGTTCTGGCGAAAGCACTCTCAATTGGTGAACCACAGTACATTATTGCAGCGCGTTTTAATTTGCTCGAATTTGCCTGGCTCAGCGACAATTCAAACCTAGCTGCCGAACAATTCGAACACCTAATGGAACTCGGTCCGTCAAAACTCGAAAACTGGCGTCTTGGCGAACTCGACGCCTGGCGAGCACGGCTCGGGATCGGCACCACCATCACGCACCAAACTCACGTACCCGCGCCGTACCAACTGGAACTGAGTGGTGATTACCGCGCGGCAGCAAACGCCTGGAAAGCGCATAACACACCTCTCAATCAAGCTATCTGTCTGATGCAAGACACATCAAGCAGCATGAATCAATCACTGGTTCAGGCCTACCAAATTGTCGAAGCCTGCTCAGCCACAGGCCTCGGCAATAAACTCAAAGCAGAGCTCAAAAGACGAAGTCTGCACGGCCTACTCCCTAAATCGAAACGAGGTAAAAGCACCGACGCTGAACAGCATCCACTCGGCCTCACACGTAAAGAACAACAAGTCCTGCATCAGATACTGGAAGGTCGTTCAAACGCCGAGATATCCGCCAACTTCTCGCGTTCTATTCGCACCATCGAAGCCCACGTGTCATCGATTCTGTCAAAATTCAATGCCCATAATCGGTTGGAAGTGATTATCCGCACACAGAATGAACCATGGTTGAACCCCGCATAA
- a CDS encoding helix-turn-helix domain-containing protein — MNQGSQSYFSQLLRAMRKQYGLTQADLADRVGTTARHVSFLETGRSRPRPGMVGRIANAFNISSVEKNSLLASAGLPVEEVKFDRKESNSQFIEKSIKSILRDHEPFPGCVVDVYSRIKYVNTPFSAFFSNLIRDSAEESIDAFFADPEVKNCLVNWQEIADAFYQRRLFESIRTGDHDLKSLSDQTRRYIDRREKPSAELQSSDDMVLFPILKAFGYETEFFMTVLRFESVKQGALSELRVELLYPKDAHAEKQYTKIMREKLNHIQQSG; from the coding sequence GTGAATCAAGGATCTCAAAGTTATTTTTCACAGTTGCTGCGGGCAATGAGAAAGCAATATGGTCTTACACAGGCAGATTTAGCGGATCGCGTTGGTACAACGGCACGGCATGTCTCCTTTCTCGAAACAGGGCGATCTCGCCCTCGACCCGGCATGGTTGGCAGAATTGCCAACGCGTTCAATATATCGAGTGTTGAAAAAAACAGTTTATTGGCCTCGGCAGGGTTGCCTGTCGAGGAAGTAAAGTTTGACCGCAAGGAATCCAACAGTCAGTTTATCGAGAAATCGATAAAATCGATTCTTCGAGATCACGAGCCATTTCCTGGGTGTGTGGTCGATGTGTATTCTCGTATCAAATATGTGAATACCCCATTCTCGGCCTTTTTTTCAAACCTCATCCGGGACTCTGCAGAGGAATCTATCGATGCGTTCTTTGCCGACCCCGAAGTCAAAAATTGTCTAGTGAATTGGCAGGAGATTGCCGATGCGTTCTATCAACGTCGATTATTCGAGTCCATACGAACTGGCGACCATGACCTGAAATCGTTAAGCGATCAAACCAGACGATACATTGACCGGCGCGAAAAACCCAGTGCGGAGTTACAATCTTCAGACGACATGGTGTTATTCCCGATTCTCAAGGCTTTTGGTTATGAGACAGAATTTTTTATGACTGTGTTGCGCTTCGAAAGCGTGAAACAGGGTGCGCTAAGTGAGCTACGCGTGGAGCTGTTGTATCCAAAAGATGCACATGCGGAAAAGCAGTACACAAAAATTATGCGAGAAAAGCTTAACCACATCCAACAATCAGGTTAA